Proteins encoded together in one Urocitellus parryii isolate mUroPar1 chromosome 3, mUroPar1.hap1, whole genome shotgun sequence window:
- the LOC144253827 gene encoding olfactory receptor 7C2-like translates to MERGNQTGAGNFVLLGFTDDPDLQSLLLGLLLSMYLVTVTGNLLIILAVISDSHLHTPMYFLLSNLSLADIGFTSTTIPKALRNMHTHSKGITFAGCISQVYFFLLFGCQDNLLLTVMAYDRVVAICHPLHYVVIMKPRLCLLMALGSWLVSVLGSLPETLTTLRLSFCTKMEIPHFFCDLHEILKLTCSNTLINYIVVYSVTIVLGLFPLTGILLSYSQIFSSILRISSDRGKYKAFSTCGSHLLVVSLFYGTSLGVYFSSEDTQSSTINLMASVMYTMVTPMLNPFIYSLRNRDIKMALGRVLTKMMLLSERFDARLS, encoded by the coding sequence ATGGAAAGAGGAAACCAAACGGGAGCTGGAAACTTCGTCCTCCTGGGATTCACAGATGACCCTGACCTGCAGTCCCTCCTCCTTGGCCTGCttctgtccatgtacctggtcacagtcacagggaacctgctcatcatcctggctgtcatctcagactcccacctgcacacgcccatgtacttcctcctctccaacctgtccctGGCTGACATTggcttcacctccaccaccatccccaaggCTCTCAGGAACATGCACACTCACAGCAAAGGGATCACCTTTGCAGGCTGCATATCAcaggtgtatttttttcttttgtttggatgCCAGGACAATTTGCTGCTGacagtgatggcctatgaccgcgttgtggccatctgtcaccccctgcACTATGTGGTCATCATGAAGCCACGGCTCTGTCTGCTCATGGCTCTGGGGTCCTGGTTGGTCAGTGTCCTAGGCTCCCTGCCAGAGACCTTGACCACCTTGAGGCTGTCCTTTTGCACAAAAATGGAAATCCCTCACTTCTTCTGTGATCTTCATGAAATCCTGAAGCTCACCTGCTCTAACACACTCATCAATTACATAGTGGTGTACTCTGTGACCATCGTCCTGGGTCTCTTCCCTCTCACTGGCATCCTCTTGTCCTACTCTCAGATTTTCTCCTCCATCCTGAGGATCTCATCAGATAGAggcaagtacaaagccttctccacctgtgggtctcacctcCTGGTGGTCTCCTTGTTCTATGGCACTAGCCTTGGGGTCTACTTCAGTTCTGAAGACACACAGTCTTCTACGATCAATCTGATGGCCTCAGTGATGTACACcatggtcacccccatgctgaaccctttcatctacagtctgaggaacagggacatcaagatggccctggggagagtcctCACCAAGATGATGCTTCTCAGTGAAAGGTTTGATGCCCGTCTCTCCTGA
- the LOC144253828 gene encoding olfactory receptor 7C2-like, which yields MERGNQTGAGNFILLGFTDDPDLQSLLFGLFLSMYLVTVLGNLLIILAVISDSHLHTPMYFFLSNLSLADIGFTSTTIPKALRNIHTHSKGITFAGCISQICFFFVFGCQDNFLLTVMAYDRFVAICHPLHYVAIMNSRLCLLMALGSWFLSILGSLPETLTILRLSFCTNIEISHFLCDLPSVLKLACSDTLINNIVVFSVAIVLGVFPLTGILFSYSQIFSSILRISSDRGKYKAFSTCGSHLLVVSLFYGTGLGVYLSSITTLSNTMSLMASVLYTMLTPMLNPFIYSLRNRDIKVALGRVLSKMVPLSETVNTRLS from the coding sequence ATGGAGAGAGGAAACCAAACAGGAGCTGGAAACTTCATCCTCCTGGGATTCACAGATGACCCTGACCTGCAGTCCCTCCTCTTTGGCcttttcctgtccatgtacctggtcactgtgctggggaacctgctcatcatcctggctgtcaTCTCCGACTCCCAcctgcacacgcccatgtacttcttcctctccaacctgtccctGGCCGACATTggcttcacctccaccaccatccccaaggCTCTCAGGAACATCCACACTCACAGCAAAGGGATCACCTTTGCAGGCTGCATCTCACAGATATGCTTCTTCTTTGTGTTTGGATGCCAGGACAACTTTCTCCTGacagtgatggcctatgaccgctttgtggccatctgtcatCCCCTGCACTATGTGGCCATCATGAACTCACGTCTCTGTCTGCTCATGGCTCTGGGGTCCTGGTTCCTCAGTATCCTGGGCTCCCTGCCAGAGACCTTGACCATCCTGAGGCTCTCGTTTTGCACCAACATAGAAATCTCTCACTTCTTATGTGATCTTCCTTCAGTCCTCAAGCTCGCCTGCTCTGACACACTCATCAACAACATAGTGGTGTTCTCTGTGGCCATCGTCCTGGGTGTCTTCCCTCTCACTGGCATCCTCTTCTCCTACTCTCAGATTTTCTCCTCCATCCTGAGGATCTCATCAGACAGAggcaagtacaaagccttctccacctgtgggtctcacctcCTGGTGGTCTCCTTGTTCTATGGCACTGGCCTTGGGGTCTACCTCAGTTCTATAACCACTCTGTCGAATACGATGAGTCTGATGGCCTCAGTGCTCTACACCATgctcacccccatgctgaaccctttcatctacagtctgaggaacagGGATATCAaggtggccctggggagagtcctCAGCAAGATGGTGCCTCTCAGTGAAACTGTCAATACACGTCTCTCCTGA
- the LOC113178098 gene encoding olfactory receptor 7C2-like produces the protein MERGNQTETSKFVLLGFTDDPDLQSLIFGLLLAMYLVTVTGNLLIILAVISDSHLHTPMYFLLSNLSLADIGFTSTTIPKALRNMHTHSKGITFAGCVSQIYFFILFGCQDNLLLTVMAYDRFLAICHPLHYMVIMNPQVCLLMALGSWLVSILGALPETLTILRLSFCTNIEIPHFFCDLTEVLKLTCSDTLINNIVMYTVTIVLGVFPLTGILFSYSQIFSSILRISSDRGKYKAFSTCGSHLLVVSLFYGTGLGVYLSSAATPSSRMSLMASVLYTMLTPMLNPFIYSLRNRDIKVALVRVLSKMVPLSERVDARLS, from the coding sequence ATGGAAAGAGGAAACCAAACGGAAACTAGCAAGTTTGTCCTCCTGGGATTCACAGATGACCCTGACCTGCAGTCCCTCATCTTTGGCCTGCTTCTGgccatgtacctggtcacagtCACAGgaaacctgctcatcatcctggctgtcatctcagactcccacctgcacacgcccatgtacttcctcctctccaacctgtccctGGCTGACATTggcttcacctccaccaccatccccaaggCTCTCAGGAACATGCACACTCACAGCAAAGGGATCACCTTTGCAGGCTGCGTctcacagatttatttttttattttgtttggatgCCAAGACAATTTGCTCCTGacagtgatggcctatgaccgcttcttggccatctgtcaccccctgcACTACATGGTTATTATGAACCCACAGGTCTGTCTGCTCATGGCTCTGGGGTCCTGGTTGGTCAGTATCCTGGGTGCCCTTCCAGAGACCTTGACCATCTTGAGGCTGTCCTTTTGCACCAACATAGAAATCCCTCACTTCTTCTGTGATCTTACCGAAGTTCTGAAGCTCACCTGCTCTGACACACTCATCAACAACATAGTGATGTACACTGTGACCATCGTCCTGGGTGTCTTCCCTCTCACTGGCATCCTCTTCTCCTACTCTCAGATTTTCTCCTCCATCCTGAGGATCTCATCAGACAGAggcaagtacaaagccttctccacctgtgggtctcacctcCTGGTGGTCTCCTTGTTCTATGGCACTGGCCTTGGGGTCTACCTCAGTTCTGCTGCTACACCATCCTCTAGGATGAGTCTCATGGCTTCAGTGCTCTACACCATgctcacccccatgctgaaccctttCATTTACAGTCTGAGGAACAGGGACATCAAGGTGGCCCTGGTGAGAGTCCTCAGCAAAATGGTGCCTCTCAGTGAAAGGGTGGATGCACGTCTCTCCTGA